A genomic stretch from Microcebus murinus isolate Inina chromosome 19, M.murinus_Inina_mat1.0, whole genome shotgun sequence includes:
- the TMEM120A gene encoding transmembrane protein 120A, whose protein sequence is MHPPPPGPLGDCLRDWEDLQQDFQNIQETHRLYRLKLEELIKLQNNCTSSITRQKKRLQELALVLKKCKPSLPAEAEEAAQELENQMKERQGLFFDMEAYLPKKNGLYLSLVLGNVNVTLLSKQAKFAYKDEYEKFKLYLTIILILISFTCRFLLNSRVTDAAFNFLLVWYYCTLTIRESILINNGSRIKGWWVFHHYVSTFLSGVMLTWPDGLMYQKFRNQFLSFSMYQSFVQFLQYYYQSGCLYRLRALGERHTMDLTVEGFQSWMWRGLTFLLPFLFFGHFWQLYNALTLFNLARDPQCKEWQVLMCGFPFLLLFLGNFFTTLRVVHQKFHSQRHGSKKD, encoded by the exons ATGCatcccccgccccccggcccgcTGGGCGACTGCCTGCGGGACTGGGAGGATCTGCAGCAGGACTTCCAGAACATCCAG GAGACCCACCGGCTATACCGCCTGAAGCTGGAGGAGCTGATCAAACTGCAGAACAACTGCACCAGCTCCATCACTCGGCAGAAGAAGCGGCTCCAGGAGCTAGCCCTTGTCCTGAAGAA ATGCAAACCCTCCCTCCCAGCAGAGGCCGAGGAGGCCGCACAGGAGCTGGAGAACCAGATGAAAGAACGCCAAGGCCTCTTCTTTGACATGGAGGCCTATTTGCCCAAGAAGAACGG GTTGTACCTGAGCCTGGTTCTGGGGAACGTCAACGTGACACTCCTGAGCAAGCAGGCTAA GTTCGCCTACAAAGACGAGTATGAGAAGTTCAAGCTCTACCTCaccatcatcctcatcctcatctcctTCACCTGCCGCTTCCTGCTCAACTCCAG GGTGACAGATGCTGCCTTCAACTTCCTGCTGGTCTGGTACTACTGCACGCTGACCATCCGCGAGAGCATCCTCATCAACAACGGCTCCCG GATCAAAGGCTGGTGGGTTTTCCATCACTACGTGTCCACGTTCCTGTCAGGAGTCATGTTGACGTG GCCTGATGGTCTCATGTACCAGAAGTTCCGGAACCAATTCCTGTCCTTCTCCATGTACCAGA GTTTCGTGCAGTTCCTGCAGTACTACTACCAGAGCGGCTGCCTGTACCGCCTGCGGGCCCTGGGTGAGCGGCACACCATGGACCTCACCGTGG AGGGCTTCCAGTCCTGGATGTGGCGGGGCCTCACCTTCctgctgccttttcttttcttcggACAT TTCTGGCAGCTTTATAATGCGCTGACGTTGTTTAACCTGGCCCGGGACCCTCAGTGCAAGGAGTGGCAG GTACTAATGTGCggcttccccttccttctcctcttcctcggCAACTTCTTCACCACCCTGCGGGTGGTGCACCAGAAGTTCCACAGCCAGCGGCATGGGAGCAAGAAAGACTGA
- the POR gene encoding NADPH--cytochrome P450 reductase has translation MDAMPEVTAVDVSLFSVTDIVLFSLIVGLLSYWFLFRKKNEDVPEFSKIQTVTVAVKESSFVEKMKKTGKNIVVFYGSQTGTAEEFANRLSKDAHRYGMRGMAADPEEYDLADLSSLPEINNALVVFCMATYGEGDPTDNAQDFYDWLQETDMDLSGVKYAVFGLGNKTYEHFNAMGKYVDKRLEQLGAQRIFELGMGDDDGNLEEDFITWREQFWPAVCEHFGVEATGEESSIRQYELVVHTDIDTAKVYTGEMGRLKSYENQKPPFDAKNPFLAAVTTNRKLNQGTERHLMHLELDISDSKIRYESGDHVAVYPANDSALVNQLGEILGVDLDVIMSLNNLDEESNKKHPFPCPTSYRTALTYYLDITNPPRTNVLYELAQYASEPSEQEQLRKMASSSGEGKELYLSWVVEARRHILAILQDYPSLRPPIDHLCELLPRLQARYYSIASSSKVHPNSVHICAVAVEYETKSGRINKGVATSWLRAKDPAGENGRRALVPMFVRKSQFRLPFKATTPVIMVGPGTGVAPFIGFIQERAWLQEQGKEVGETLLYYGCRRSDEDYLYREELAQFHKDNALTHLNVAFSREQPHKVYVQHLLKRDKEHLWKLIHEGGAHIYVCGDARNMARDVQNTFYDIVAELGAMEHAQAVDYIKKLMTKGRYSLDVWS, from the exons ATGGACGCCATGCCCGAGGTGACGGCTGTAGATGTGTCTCTCTTCAGCGTGACAGACATAGTTCTGTTCTCACTCATCGTGGGTCTCCTAAGCTACTGGTTcctctttagaaagaaaaacgAAGACGTCCCCGAGTTCAGCAAAATTCAGACAGT GACCGTTGCTGTCAAAGAGAGCAGCTTTgtggaaaagatgaagaaaacg GGGAAGAACATCGTAGTGTTCTACGGCTCCCAGACGGGGACTGCTGAAGAGTTTGCCAACCGCTTGTCCAAGGACGCCCATCGCTACGGAATGCGGGGCATGGCGGCAGACCCTGAGGAGTACGACTTG GCCGACCTGAGCAGCCTGCCAGAGATTAACAACGCCCTGGTCGTGTTCTGCATGGCCACCTATGGCGAGGGGGACCCCACTGACAACGCCCAGGACTTCTATGACTGGCTCCAGGAGACGGATATGGATCTCTCTGGGGTCAAGTACGCG GTGTTCGGTCTCGGGAACAAGACCTACGAGCACTTCAATGCGATGGGCAAGTACGTGGACAAGCGGCTGGAGCAGCTCGGCGCCCAGCGCATCTTCGAGCTCGGGATGGGCGACGATGATGGGAA CTTGGAAGAGGATTTCATCACCTGGCGGGAGCAGTTCTGGCCGGCCGTGTGCGAGCACTTTGGGGTAGAAGCCACCGGGGAGGAGTCCAG CATTCGCCAGTACGAGCTCGTGGTCCACACAGACATAGACACGGCCAAGGTGTACACGGGTGAGATGGGCCGGCTGAAGAGCTACGAGAACCAGAAGCC GCCGTTTGATGCCAAGAACCCATTCTTGGCTGCAGTCACCACCAACCGGAAGCTGAACCAGGGAACTGAGCGACACCTCATGCACCTAGAATTAGACATCTCGGATTCCAAAATCAG ATACGAGTCTGGGGACCATGTGGCCGTTTACCCAGCCAATGACTCTGCGCTCGTCAACCAGCTGGGTGAGATCCTGGGTGTCGACCTAGATGTCATCATGTCCCTGAACAATCTCGACG AGGAGTCCAATAAGAAGCACCCattcccctgccccacctcctacCGCACGGCCCTCACCTACTACCTGGACATCACCAACCCACCCCGCACCAACGTGCTGTACGAGCTGGCCCAGTACGCCTCGGAGCCCTCCGAGCAGGAGCAGCTGCGCAAGATGGCATCCTCCTCGGGAGAGGGCAAG GAGCTGTACCTGAGCTGGGTGGTGGAGGCCCGGAGGCACATCCTGGCCATCCTGCAGGACTACCCGTCCCTGCGGCCCCCCATTGACCACCTGTGTGAGCTGCTGCCTCGGCTCCAGGCCCGCTACTACTCCATCGCCTCCTCCTCCAAG GTGCACCCCAACTCCGTGCACATCTGTGCCGTGGCCGTGGAGTACGAAACCAAGTCTGGCCGCATCAACAAGGGTGTGGCCACCAGCTGGCTGCGGGCCAAGGATCCTGCTGGGGAGAATGGCCGCCGCGCCCTAGTGCCCATGTTCGTGCGCAAGTCCCAGTTCCGCCTGCCTTTCAAGGCCACCACGCCTGTCATCATGGTGGGCCCCGGCACAGGGGTGGCCCCCTTCATAGGCTTCATCCAGGAGCGGGCCTGGCTGCAGGAGCAGG GCAAGGAGGTGGGGGAGACGCTGCTCTACTACGGCTGCCGCCGGTCGGATGAGGACTACCTGTATCGCGAGGAGCTGGCGCAGTTCCACAAGGACAACGCCCTCACCCACCTCAACGTGGCCTTTTCCCGGGAGCAGCCCCACAAG GTCTACGTCCAGCACCTGCTGAAAAGGGACAAGGAGCACTTGTGGAAGCTCATCCACGAGGGGGGCGCCCACATCTATGTCTGCGG GGACGCTCGCAACATGGCCAGGGACGTGCAGAACACATTCTACGACATCGTGGCTGAGCTTGGGGCCATGGAACACGCGCAGGCTGTGGACTACATCAAGAAGCTGATGACCAAGGGCCGCTACTCCCTGGATGTATGGAGCTAG